The Eriocheir sinensis breed Jianghai 21 chromosome 48, ASM2467909v1, whole genome shotgun sequence genomic sequence CCTAGTTTGTCATCTTGAAAGGGGTGTAATTCTGGATATTTACTATTATGTATATTTGCCACTTATATAAAAAGTATCTGTCTATAGTACAGCTTACTATAGTTTAAATTAACATTTCCccggtgagaaggaagggagggaagctgtCAATTTGCAGTGAAAGACTTTTATTAGGAAAAATTAATTGGCCCTGAAGCAGAAAACATGACTCTGAACCATTTTGCTATGTTGACAAAATCAGTATTGGACGGTAACGGCTCGTTGTTCATTTCAGAAACGTGACTTCTCAAAAGACAGATGGACATCTTGTTCTTGCTGGGCTACTTAGCTGGCCTGGGTGTTGTTGCAGTCATCCTAGTGAGTTGTGCTCTTACCTGATTGTATTGTTATGGGATGGAGTCCAGCTTATAGTGTACTGTCTTTTAAAACTATTTGATTATCTTTTTTATAACTATGAATATTTTTTAGCTCATTAGACTTCTTCTGGTTGTATATTCCGTTAATTTattgctctgtctggaaagctaaATTTTTGCACATCCTTCTTTATTTATGTAGGTATGCCACTTTGAAGACAATATAGGTGGGATTATAGTATAGGAAAGAAAACATTCCTTTGATAATTTTTATTGAATTCTTTTGTTCATTTTAGTATTGAAGTCTGGACAGAAAGGTGTGTGAATATTTAGTTTGATCCATTTCACTCAGACTTTACTCATGTGTTTTGTGTTTACTGGAGCTTGACTCTCCATCCCTGCTTCTTTATTCTTTGATACTGATAATGACAGACAAATGCATTAGTCTTGCAATACATTATCATCTAAAAATTCCTTTCAGCTATGTATGGGGATCTACTTCACAAGTGAGACATATCCGTCAATCCGGTCCCATGAGTCTGAGGGCTTCTTTACTGACCCCTCCAGTGGGAAAAAGCAACCCTTTCCCTCCATCACTGACTCACCGACCAGATCCCTCACTGTGGTGGTGCCGGCATACAATGAGGAGAAGAGATGTAAGTGTAGGGAGGCTTCATCTACATTACGACTTTCATCATCGGGTCTATACAGAGTTTTGAAGAACTGAAAATTACTTTGTCATGATTTATAGTTTTCTTCTCTCTGAATTTCTGTTGATTGGCATATCCATATATTTGGTACTTTACTTTTTAAGTCTCCTGAATTTTTCTTCCAGTATTTTTATGTTCTTGATTTTGTAGTGACGTTTTGTCTTTTTAGTTTTCCTATTACAAATATTCCATAAATCAATAAGTGATactcctttctctgttctcttaATACAAGCAGTGTTTCATCCATGCAAGATTGATCTTGGCCAACATTAAAAACATGCATCTTTCTCAGTGCCGGTGATGCTGGAGGAGAGCCTCGCGTTTTTGGAAGAGAGAGCCAAAAAGGACCCTTCATTTACCTATGAGATGATCATTGTTGATGATGGCAGCAAGGACAAAACTACAGAGGTTGGCTTGGGCTACAGCAAGAAGTTTGGCTGTGATAAAGTTCGTGTTCTGACCCTAGCATGGAACAGAGGCAAAGGAGGAGCAGTGAGAATGGTGAATAATGTTAGCGTGACAGTTATCATTGAATTATTTTTGTATGTAATATCCTTGATGGACACTAGATTTTCATGGATATCAGTGCTTAGTGGCCAGTGCTATTGAATGTTATGAGTTATGTATCCTTATCACTTTTCTGTCAAATAAGATAAGTTTACTAAATTGATATAGCAATAAGATGTAGACTGTCATCATTTTGTCCCCAGGGAATGTTTCGGGCCCGAGGGAAGCTGCTGCTGTTTGCCGATGCTGACGGGGCCACCACCTTCTCTGAGTATGACCGAGTAGAGGACAGCCTGAGGAGTGCATGCAAAGGTCTGGCCGATTCCTTAGCTCTTTGCGAGTGTTTGAAATTTTGTTTTCAGTTTCCACTCCCAAAGTTCTAGCATCTTTACTTTATCAGTTTCACTAAGAAATTCTGCAAATCTGCTTAGCTTTCATAATTTTCAAAGTATCAAAACCACCCGAATGGATTGGTTTTCCTCCTTGATTCTCTCTTTTGAGAAAGGTGTTTGACAATTTTTTGCTCTTAAAATATTCACTTTTGCTTGAAGTGTAATTTCACTCGTGTCTGGTAGGCTTAGTTTTTTAGTTCTCTTTATAATGCATTGTCACATTTTTAAACTTTGAACAAGCCTTGAATGGGGATTTTCGTACCAGTATTATTAAAAAGGAAGAGCATTTCCATTTATCGaagtatgaaggaagaaaaaaaaattagagctTAATGTGATTTATATTGACAGAGGAGAGTGAGGTAAGCGATGCGCTGGTGGTGTCCTGCGGGTCCCGTGCTCACCTGGAGGAGGAGTCTGTGGCCACACGCTCATTCTTTCGCACGGTGCTTATGTATGGCTTCCATTCCCTGGTGTGGCTGTTTGCTGTGCGTGGTGTGCGGGACACTCAGTGCGGCTTCAAGTTGCTCAC encodes the following:
- the LOC126981498 gene encoding dolichyl-phosphate beta-glucosyltransferase-like, giving the protein MDILFLLGYLAGLGVVAVILLCMGIYFTSETYPSIRSHESEGFFTDPSSGKKQPFPSITDSPTRSLTVVVPAYNEEKRLPVMLEESLAFLEERAKKDPSFTYEMIIVDDGSKDKTTEVGLGYSKKFGCDKVRVLTLAWNRGKGGAVRMGMFRARGKLLLFADADGATTFSEYDRVEDSLRSACKEESEVSDALVVSCGSRAHLEEESVATRSFFRTVLMYGFHSLVWLFAVRGVRDTQCGFKLLTRRAARILFNSLHVERWAFDVEMLYLAQSLGMPIEEVAVEWNEIEGTKMTPVLSWLEMGLDLITIWLRYTLGAWRIRGDIKK